In a genomic window of Polypterus senegalus isolate Bchr_013 chromosome 13, ASM1683550v1, whole genome shotgun sequence:
- the LOC120542133 gene encoding retinoic acid-induced protein 1 translates to MQSFRERSGFHGNQPCYQQENPELSHLENYRPHQSQARRGYGPQSLPAAKDCYNQQAYASYRNNAAADKPYKVAKIHAQHLQRGYGTQLSNAYSAQYLPEGQMHPKWEDSSHLPQYEQESTGGNAQYLEQHLHPISRSLCSHSAQPNPTAYTSHHQQKVQQDTSSSSSSSSSMTYTQGSLHFPQQSQSLSSSTASYPAVEKCNQANQCYKGYSMPTNPPYNRQLASSSIKQAGYRTQGNYSYQPTPTRTAYDQQNSLQAMPSAQESLSKYQHYSQAAKNYCVTDMSVRSPEQYYQNCSPSSSHSPARSVGRSPSYSSTPSPLMINPETFQYNQTQPPIATGASSSVAMREQSLLMPPHSHSSSSLNPQTTNYAGSLKDRFSEKLLSNPSLWSLNALTSQVENISNNVQQLLLSEALISSKKSGKRAPKKVEDFKGQQRILEDSGCTESQQATAISEPFSTPQSVPTEMQEGDYSSSSEDQLERSYYLCRQNASPAQISTNLQLTLETVSSSSVTSPGDMSTKSDDSLHSLQSGEPGENFTAFLKNMENEKPSKELPVPSPLKQDSSQDSMTILKDALKENFEETPWPDRTKGEEEEMNDPLISDHDEKDEICGVDQEAWPEDEKYPAFFHKLSKALINKSYSNNIEEKLYQEMQIHYITDEPVDCTKSASPEEFNGKTGSDVEVEMYNSELPTDLKTSEKADAFSWNDDLVEDQYLAVKEEVSDYSHFNSRSEIFDAKLLTSEQEQLDTYVEECSVQTPDAGDLAEVLEEKEDFEPPQEDTCRGPGSPSDQPGGNQTVETMETCSESSFQETPLSPSQQGSLICDLSPSNNVTLVNSADTEDKVTCLEEECDSEDVEESTVMQDASQTPEQTAVTSAPSWDEKPPSPKTWEEDTQCGISFQSEELPPPEPNAHQVQMKLNPLNRIHGEEKPSQQGKLLNTSVRIRRLSSLVGEDLPANPRISSMPPSKSVGSIDQAGTASKNLASQALKHFAEKVPSRMCTRSFSALIAPKACLLLKRQSSPNFPKRASSKDLAGHTKKVLPKIKRLKHKAPKSHDSHLKCKRSTNEGNTKGDSSEETPNLRPLQKDQRPMVLRSRKQKDEKPIKEELKEKKMTGFLPKNLKTSRAHKIAFLKGQTRASSKKKSSRSHRKVVFRIKSQAGKPNEKILSPMKRKSTCHSPVPIKRQKSSKPAKSEDLKLPLKNKFVVPSAPGKTSRRGNHLKASINTYIVKETANEKNGGPPCIQAQCPAKTKYLPPRKGRGLKYEALVQKMTSPGSKKHVINNPTDTADPTTTSSILNVDEKVPVKQVDDGEPMNVAGATDADPLKSYTSRKKKLLVFESTDQPAVELKGDSLLVTTPRLAKQRAIKNNHEMHLKQRRKRRKSCGPLPEMGAQDSLRMQDHLAPPAAEPPTEKPVTKEAIVIKRSSRRLLPAKSQAGLSLAREQQKPEETNLTGKLRRSQKLLCAVKTRKNGHRLKTRHRKQCAPIVEEKEPEIRLKYATYRPQKMENKLPLFCPFVRVDRSSEFATICTVINRPEEELRLHQMRKKMFSQSKNIIGVAKLIPNSSVLQQGPLVNKKLTDRCLTCCLCGKPANYRELGDLCGPYYPEDSIPRKTLSFLKCKSESGENPIKMLCSPIQIDHVKKAGAKGGNSTLLGKPRRQERTGEHSVIRSKIRERYRKRHQFQGQTRKAPKAETGLLSNSDGANQQSQHLEFEAESKEHWVHEACAVWTGGVFLVTGKLYGLQEAALAASVTACATCQELGASIECFWKACTKKFHYVCAKDSGCLMLEDNFTLKCPKHQGTSC, encoded by the coding sequence ATGCAGTCCTTCAGAGAAAGGAGTGGTTTCCATGGCAACCAGCCGTGCTACCAGCAGGAGAACCCGGAATTGTCACACCTCGAGAATTACCGGCCTCATCAGAGCCAGGCCAGGCGAGGTTATGGTCCCCAGTCCCTCCCAGCCGCAAAGGACTGCTACAATCAGCAAGCCTATGCCAGCTACAGAAACAACGCTGCGGCCGACAAACCGTACAAAGTGGCTAAAATCCATGCCCAGCATCTGCAGAGAGGCTATGGCACCCAGCTCAGTAACGCATACTCAGCCCAATATCTACCTGAAGGCCAGATGCATCCCAAGTGGGAGGACTCGTCACACTTGCCCCAATATGAACAGGAGTCCACCGGAGGTAACGCTCAGTACCTTGAGCAGCATCTGCACCCAATATCCCGTAGTTTGTGTTCCCATTCCGCACAGCCAAACCCTACAGCCTACACCAGTCACCACCAGCAGAAAGTACAGCAGGACACCTCATCTTCCTCGTCGTCGTCTTCTTCAATGACCTATACGCAAGGGTCTCTTCACTTCCCTCAACAATCCCAGAGCCTCTCTTCCTCCACAGCTTCTTACCCTGCAGTAGAAAAATGCAACCAGGCAAACCAGTGCTACAAAGGTTACAGCATGCCAACGAACCCCCCTTACAACCGGCAGCTGGCAAGCAGCTCCATCAAACAAGCGGGCTACAGGACGCAGGGCAACTACAGCTACCAGCCAACGCCTACCAGGACTGCCTATGACCAACAGAACTCCCTGCAAGCAATGCCGAGTGCCCAGGAGAGTCTCTCAAAGTACCAGCACTACAGCCAGGCTGCAAAGAACTACTGTGTTACTGACATGTCAGTGAGATCTCCAGAACAGTACTACCAGAACTGCAGTCCCAGTTCCAGCCACTCCCCAGCAAGATCTGTCGGGAGATCACCCTCCTATAGCTCCACACCATCCCCTTTAATGATAAACCCAGAGACTTTTCAGTACAATCAGACCCAGCCCCCAATTGCTACTGGGGCATCATCTTCTGTTGCCATGAGGGAGCAGAGCCTGCTGATGCCCCCCCATTCGCATTCATCCAGCAGCCTCAATCCACAGACTACCAACTATGCAGGGTCCCTCAAGGACAGGTTCTCCGAAAAACTTCTTTCCAACCCCAGCCTGTGGAGCCTTAATGCATTAACGTCTCAAGTGGAGAACATTTCCAACAACGTCCAACAACTTCTCCTTTCCGAGGCGCTCATCTCCAGCAAGAAAAGTGGGAAACGGGCACCAAAAAAAGTGGAGGACTTCAAGGGCCAGCAAAGAATATTGGAGGACAGTGGCTGCACCGAGTCTCAGCAAGCCACAGCAATTTCCGAGCCCTTCAGCACGCCACAGTCTGTGCCCACTGAAATGCAGGAAGGGGATTACTCCAGCAGCTCCGAAGATCAGCTGGAGAGAAGTTACTATCTCTGCCGACAGAACGCAAGTCCGGCTCAGATATCTACCAATCTACAGCTGACTTTGGAGACCGTGTCATCTTCCTCGGTCACATCCCCTGGTGATATGTCCACCAAGTCGGACGACTCTCTACATAGCCTTCAGAGTGGGGAACCTGGAGAGAATTTTACTGCCTTCCTGAAGAATATGGAGAATGAGAAGCCTTCAAAAGAGCTGCCTGTCCCCAGTCCTTTGAAACAGGACAGCTCCCAGGACAGTATGACCATCCTGAAAGATGCACTGAAAGAAAACTTTGAAGAAACCCCTTGGCCTGATAGAACAAAGGGAGAGGAGGAAGAAATGAACGATCCTTTGATTTCTGATCATGACGAGAAGGATGAGATCTGTGGGGTGGACCAAGAAGCTTGGCCAGAAGATGAGAAATATCCAGCTTTCTTCCACAAATTAAGCAAAGCGCTAATCAACAAAAGCTACTCCAACAATATTGAGGAGAAACTCTACCAGGAAATGCAGATTCACTATATAACAGACGAGCCAGTTGACTGTACAAAGTCTGCCAGCCCGGAAGAGTTTAATGGCAAGACTGGCTCGGATGTCGAAGTGGAAATGTACAATTCTGAGCTTCCTACGGATTTAAAAACTTCTGAAAAAGCAGACGCTTTCAGCTGGAATGATGACCTTGTGGAAGATCAATATTTAGCTGTGAAAGAGGAAGTGTCAGATTATTCCCATTTTAACTCCAGATCGGAAATATTTGATGCCAAGCTTTTAACCAGCGAGCAAGAGCAACTCGATACTTATGTTGAGGAGTGCTCAGTCCAGACCCCAGATGCAGGTGATCTTGCTGAGGTCCTGGAAGAAAAAGAGGACTTTGAGCCTCCCCAGGAGGATACCTGCAGAGGTCCCGGAAGCCCAAGTGACCAACCAGGTGGCAATCAGACTGTTGAAACCATGGAGACATGCTCAGAATCAAGTTTTCAAGAGACACCCCTCTCCCCCTCTCAGCAAGGGTCTCTCATATGTGATCTCTCACCTTCCAATAACGTCACCTTGGTTAACAGTGCAGACACGGAGGACAAAGTAACTTGCTTGGAAGAAGAGTGCGATAGTGAAGACGTGGAGGAGAGCACTGTTATGCAAGATGCATCTCAAACTCCAGAGCAaacagcagtgacatctgctcCTTCATGGGACGAGAAACCACCTTCTCCAAAAACCTGGGAAGAGGACACACAGTGTGGAATTAGTTTCCAAAGTGAGGAATTGCCACCTCCAGAACCTAATGCCCATCAGGTTCAGATGAAGCTTAATCCATTAAATAGAATTCATGGAGAAGAGAAACCTAGTCAGCAAGGAAAGTTGTTGAACACTAGTGTGAGAATTCGGAGGCTTTCCAGCCTAGTTGGCGAAGATCTGCCTGCTAACCCACGGATAAGCAGCATGCCACCCAGCAAAAGTGTGGGGTCAATTGATCAGGCAGGAACAGCTAGTAAAAATCTTGCCAGTCAAGCCCTGAAGCATTTTGCAGAGAAAGTGCCCTCAAGAATGTGCACCCGCTCTTTCTCTGCCCTCATAGCTCCCAAAGCCTGTCTGCTTTTAAAAAGGCAGTCATCACCTAACTTTCCCAAAAGGGCTTCTTCAAAAGACTTGGCAGGACACACGAAAAAAGTGCTTCCAAAAATCAAGCGCTTGAAGCACAAAGCCCCGAAATCTCACGATTCCCACTTGAAGTGCAAGAGAAGTACAAATGAGGGCAATACAAAGGGAGACAGTTCAGAGGAGACCCCAAATCTAAGGCCTCTCCAGAAAGATCAAAGGCCGATGGTGTTACGGTCTCGCAAGCAAAAGGACGAGAAGCCGATAAAGGaagagctgaaagaaaaaaaaatgaccggCTTCCTTCCCAAGAACCTCAAGACTTCACGCGCTCACAAAATAGCCTTCCTGAAAGGCCAGACACGAGCTAGCTCGAAGAAAAAATCATCTCGGTCACATCGCAAGGTGGTCTTCAGAATAAAAAGTCAGGCGGGCAAGCCCAATGagaagatcctttccccaatgaAAAGAAAGTCCACTTGCCACTCACCTGTTCCGATTAAACGGCAGAAAAGTAGCAAGCCGGCAAAAAGCGAGGATCTCAAGTTGCCGCTGAAGAACAAGTTTGTGGTTCCCAGTGCTCCTGGAAAGACATCACGGAGAGGGAACCATTTGAAAGCATCCATAAATACTTACATCGTCAAGGAAACGGCTAATGAGAAAAACGGTGGTCCCCCTTGTATCCAGGCCCAGTGTCCAGCTAAAACAAAATATCTACCCCCTAGGAAAGGGAGAGGTCTGAAGTATGAAGCCTTAGTTCAAAAGATGACGTCACCTGGCTCAAAGAAACATGTTATTAACAACCCTACAGACACCGCTGACCCAACCACTACAAGTTCCATACTAAATGTTGATGAGAAAGTCCCGGTTAAACAAGTAGATGACGGGGAGCCTATGAATGTGGCAGGGGCAACAGATGCAGATCCCTTAAAAAGTTACACTTCTCGAAAGAAGAAGCTCCTTGTCTTTGAAAGTACAGATCAGCCAGCCGTGGAGTTGAAAGGTGACAGCCTCCTAGTGACCACCCCCAGGTTAGCCAAGCAGAGGGCCATCAAAAACAACCACGAGATGCACTTGAAGCAGCGACGAAAGCGAAGGAAAAGTTGTGGGCCACTCCCTGAGATGGGGGCTCAAGACAGCCTCCGAATGCAGGACCACCTGGCTCCCCCTGCAGCAGAACCCCCTACTGAAAAGCCCGTCACAAAAGAAGCCATTGTTATCAAGAGAAGCAGTCGGAGATTACTTCCCGCAAAAAGCCAAGCGGGGCTCTCATTGGCTCGGGAGCAACAAAAACCAGAAGAAACGAATCTAACGGGGAAATTGAGAAGGAGTCAAAAACTTCTATGTGCAGTGAAGACCCGAAAAAATGGTCACAGGCTAAAGACTAGACACCGAAAGCAGTGTGCCCCTATTGTTGAGGAAAAGGAACCAGAAATCAGACTGAAGTACGCAACATACAGGccacagaaaatggaaaacaagTTACCGTTGTTTTGCCCTTTTGTAAGGGTGGACCGGTCATCTGAGTTTGCTACCATCTGCACTGTCATCAATCGACCTGAAGAGGAGTTACGGCTTCATCAGATgagaaagaaaatgttttcacAAAGCAAGAACATTATAGGAGTGGCAAAACTGATCCCAAACTCATCGGTCTTGCAGCAGGGGCCATTAGTGAATAAAAAGTTAACAGACAGATGCCTAACATGCTGCCTGTGTGGAAAGCCAGCAAATTACCGCGAGCTGGGGGACCTGTGTGGCCCCTACTATCCAGAAGACAGTATCCCCAGGAAGACCCTGTCTTTCCTGAAATGCAAATCCGAATCTGGGGAGAATCCAATTAAAATGTTGTGTAGCCCCATTCAAATTGACCACGTCAAGAAAGCAGGAGCAAAGGGCGGCAACAGCACACTTCTGGGGAAGCCTAGGAGGCAGGAGAGAACTGGCGAGCATAGTGTGATCCGATCCAAAATCAGGGAGAGGTATCGGAAGCGGCATCAGTTTCAGGGTCAGACCAGGAAAGCTCCGAAGGCAGAGACAGGCTTGCTGAGCAATTCTGATGGCGCCAACCAACAGTCCCAGCACCTGGAGTTTGAGGCAGAGTCGAAGGAGCACTGGGTGCACGAGGCTTGTGCCGTGTGGACCGGTGGGGTTTTTCTAGTGACTGGCAAGTTGTATGGACTACAGGAGGCGGCACTGGCAGCCAGTGTAACG